One Asticcacaulis sp. MM231 DNA segment encodes these proteins:
- a CDS encoding BadF/BadG/BcrA/BcrD ATPase family protein has product MGYLLGVDGGGTKTEFVLVDQGGRVVASHQTGTSYYIQIGFDGLHELLSQGVHAVLEQVGATAADVDHAFFGLPAYGEDSTAEAMLDVVPEAVLGHHRYTCGNDMICGWAGSLGGADGINIVAGTGSIGYGERKGISARGGGWGEVFSDEGSAHWIAISGLNAFSRMGDGRLAKGPLYDIFMQAMDLKNDLDICGHVFGREAPSRDRIAAMSKLVAEAAEQGDRVALRIFDCAGYELAAIVDAIRLNLHYGADEPVALSYSGGVFRCGALILEPFRRHLNSFSMMYDVRAPLYSPAIGSVIFAERKSLGAVRPEFLHALARPVTAS; this is encoded by the coding sequence ATGGGCTATCTTCTCGGCGTTGATGGTGGTGGCACCAAGACGGAATTCGTTCTGGTCGATCAGGGTGGGCGTGTCGTCGCCAGCCATCAGACCGGCACAAGCTACTATATCCAGATCGGCTTTGATGGCTTGCATGAACTGTTGTCACAGGGTGTTCATGCCGTGCTTGAGCAAGTGGGCGCCACGGCGGCCGACGTCGACCATGCCTTTTTTGGTTTGCCGGCCTATGGCGAGGATTCGACCGCCGAGGCCATGCTCGATGTGGTGCCCGAAGCCGTGCTCGGCCATCACCGTTACACCTGTGGCAATGACATGATCTGCGGCTGGGCCGGTTCGCTCGGCGGTGCCGACGGTATCAATATCGTCGCCGGCACGGGCTCGATCGGTTATGGCGAACGAAAAGGCATTTCGGCGCGCGGTGGCGGCTGGGGCGAGGTTTTCTCGGATGAGGGTTCGGCGCACTGGATCGCGATTTCGGGCTTAAACGCCTTTTCACGCATGGGCGATGGCCGCCTGGCCAAAGGGCCGCTCTACGATATCTTCATGCAGGCCATGGATCTGAAAAACGATCTTGATATCTGCGGCCATGTCTTTGGGCGTGAAGCGCCATCACGCGATCGTATCGCCGCCATGTCGAAACTTGTGGCAGAGGCGGCGGAGCAGGGCGACCGCGTAGCGTTGCGCATCTTCGATTGCGCCGGTTACGAACTGGCCGCCATCGTCGACGCCATCCGCCTTAACCTCCACTATGGCGCCGATGAACCTGTTGCCCTGTCCTATTCGGGCGGCGTGTTCCGCTGTGGGGCGCTTATTCTGGAGCCCTTCCGCCGGCACCTCAACAGCTTCTCGATGATGTACGATGTGCGGGCGCCGCTCTATTCGCCGGCGATCGGGTCGGTGATCTTCGCCGAGCGTAAATCGCTGGGCGCAGTGCGTCCGGAATTCCTGCACGCGCTCGCCCGGCCCGTAACGGCGTCTTAA
- a CDS encoding glycoside hydrolase family 95-like protein: MLIQSHGGVLKLLPALPAAWPNGRVTGLRARGGIKVDLLWDKGATQAVIRPSYDVNMAILPPPGQAFVAGAPKTTKLKGGQVYKLTCGTIGKT; encoded by the coding sequence ATGCTCATTCAGAGTCATGGCGGCGTTCTGAAACTGTTGCCAGCCTTACCCGCCGCCTGGCCAAACGGCCGCGTCACCGGCCTGCGCGCTCGTGGCGGCATCAAGGTCGACCTCCTGTGGGATAAGGGCGCAACCCAGGCCGTGATCCGGCCGTCGTACGATGTCAACATGGCCATCCTGCCGCCACCGGGGCAGGCCTTTGTGGCCGGCGCACCCAAGACCACCAAGCTGAAGGGCGGGCAGGTCTATAAACTTACCTGCGGAACAATAGGCAAGACATGA
- a CDS encoding D-tagatose-bisphosphate aldolase, class II, non-catalytic subunit — protein sequence MKAMLDLVARHKAGKAVGITSVCSAHPLVVEASFAHALKVGADITLIEATCNQVNQDGGYTGMQPADFVAFVYAIADRIGLSRDRIVLGGDHLGPNPWTHLSADEAMLKAEVLIEAYVAAGFRKIHADCSMSCADDPVPLPEDTIARRAARLIAIAETTHQRVGGEAPVYVIGTEVPVPGGAHEDLPELEVTTPEAALVTINAHKAIFAELGLNQAWPRVIATVVQPGVEFDHHKVIDYDRAKAVKLSHALDKLDTLVFEAHSTDYQTPKALKQLVEDHFAVLKVGPGVTFALREALWALDAIEREWIVPEQQSGFRDVVVERMKAEPKNWTKYYHATGADLRFDLQYSLSDRIRYYWPDGQITAAQEVMFKNLTRSAPPLALVSQYLPDAYAIIRDGGLKLTPEHLVIAHIGATLDAYYAACTPETVSALELIYA from the coding sequence CACAAGGCTGGCAAGGCCGTTGGCATAACGTCGGTATGTTCGGCCCATCCGCTTGTGGTTGAGGCAAGCTTTGCCCATGCCCTCAAGGTCGGCGCCGATATCACTCTGATCGAAGCGACCTGCAACCAGGTCAATCAGGACGGCGGCTACACTGGCATGCAGCCGGCCGATTTCGTCGCCTTCGTTTACGCCATAGCTGATCGTATCGGCCTGTCGCGTGACCGTATCGTGCTGGGTGGTGACCACCTCGGCCCGAACCCGTGGACCCACCTGTCCGCCGATGAGGCCATGCTCAAGGCCGAGGTTCTGATTGAGGCCTATGTCGCCGCCGGTTTCCGCAAGATCCACGCCGATTGCTCGATGTCGTGCGCCGATGATCCGGTGCCGCTGCCGGAAGATACGATCGCCCGTCGTGCGGCGCGTCTGATCGCGATCGCCGAAACAACCCACCAGCGCGTCGGTGGCGAAGCCCCCGTCTACGTCATCGGTACCGAAGTGCCGGTACCCGGTGGCGCACACGAAGACCTGCCAGAGCTGGAAGTCACCACGCCCGAAGCGGCGCTCGTCACGATCAACGCCCACAAGGCTATCTTCGCTGAACTGGGCCTCAATCAGGCCTGGCCACGTGTCATCGCCACCGTCGTTCAGCCGGGCGTCGAGTTCGATCACCACAAGGTCATCGACTATGATCGCGCCAAGGCCGTCAAGCTCAGCCATGCGCTCGATAAGCTCGATACGCTTGTCTTTGAGGCGCATTCGACCGATTACCAGACGCCGAAGGCGCTGAAACAACTGGTGGAGGATCATTTCGCTGTTCTGAAGGTGGGGCCCGGTGTCACCTTCGCCTTGCGTGAAGCCCTGTGGGCGCTCGACGCGATCGAGCGCGAGTGGATCGTGCCTGAGCAACAGTCCGGTTTCCGCGATGTCGTTGTCGAGCGCATGAAGGCCGAGCCAAAGAACTGGACCAAGTATTATCACGCCACCGGCGCTGATCTGCGGTTCGACCTGCAATACAGCCTGTCGGACCGCATCCGCTATTACTGGCCGGACGGCCAGATCACCGCCGCGCAAGAGGTGATGTTCAAAAACCTGACGCGCAGCGCGCCACCCCTGGCATTGGTCAGTCAGTATTTGCCCGACGCCTATGCTATTATCCGCGATGGCGGGCTGAAGCTGACACCGGAACATCTGGTCATCGCGCATATCGGCGCCACGCTTGATGCCTATTACGCTGCCTGTACCCCTGAAACTGTAAGTGCCCTGGAGTTGATTTATGCCTGA
- the secB gene encoding protein-export chaperone SecB: MTQTLKIRQIYLKDLSYQAPTGAEIFTREWSPKVKVDMKLENSHLSGSLYEVVLTLSIVTTSAGSTAYMIELMQAGIFELTGYTDAQREQVLGGKCASILFPYARETVEGLLMKARLPALILDPIDFETN; this comes from the coding sequence ATGACGCAAACCTTAAAAATCCGCCAGATCTACCTCAAGGACCTGTCCTATCAGGCCCCGACCGGAGCCGAGATCTTCACGCGCGAATGGTCGCCCAAGGTCAAGGTCGATATGAAGCTGGAAAACAGCCATCTGTCGGGTTCGCTTTACGAGGTCGTCCTGACGCTCTCGATCGTGACCACCAGCGCAGGCAGCACCGCCTATATGATCGAGCTTATGCAGGCTGGCATCTTCGAGCTCACCGGCTACACCGATGCCCAGCGCGAGCAGGTTCTTGGCGGCAAATGCGCCAGCATTCTCTTCCCCTATGCGCGCGAGACGGTTGAAGGCCTGTTGATGAAGGCACGCCTCCCGGCGCTCATCCTCGACCCGATCGACTTCGAAACGAACTGA
- a CDS encoding SIS domain-containing protein produces the protein MPETVARLGLDETTLEKLGGLWTAREIEQQPEMLRQTQGLLVAQQKEIETFLAPLLARKVRIVLTGAGTSAFIGDCLAPALSARLKQRVEAIPTTDFSCAPQLYFESDTPTLLVSFGRSGNSPESVAAVELADRFVTDLHHLVITCNADGALAGYGKGSKGLTILLPDATHDRSFAMTSSFSCMMYAGLAVFSGIDAMQGRIEAIASATQGAINDYTVMMKTAASQGYERIVYLGSHIFQGLARESGLKLLELTNGARVTMFDSPLGFRHGPKTIVNAKTLVVVFFSNNAYTRCYDADLLDELRKDNDAARVIAITGQDGVGVEAADTVRIHGLETADDTDLLFPYIIGPQIFAFQEALNHKLTPDKPNTSGTVNRVVQGVRISRTGVV, from the coding sequence ATGCCTGAGACAGTCGCCCGTTTGGGCCTGGATGAAACCACTCTGGAAAAGCTGGGTGGCCTGTGGACGGCGCGTGAGATCGAACAACAGCCGGAGATGTTGCGCCAGACACAAGGCCTGCTGGTGGCGCAGCAAAAAGAGATCGAAACCTTCCTCGCCCCCTTGCTGGCCCGCAAGGTCCGCATCGTCTTGACCGGCGCCGGCACCTCAGCCTTTATCGGTGACTGCCTGGCCCCTGCGCTGTCGGCAAGGCTGAAACAGCGCGTCGAGGCGATCCCGACGACTGATTTCTCTTGTGCGCCTCAGCTTTATTTCGAGAGCGATACGCCGACGCTTCTGGTCTCCTTTGGCCGTTCGGGCAATAGCCCCGAAAGCGTTGCCGCTGTCGAACTGGCCGACCGTTTCGTCACCGACCTGCATCACCTCGTCATCACCTGCAACGCCGATGGCGCGCTCGCCGGCTATGGCAAGGGTTCGAAAGGCCTGACCATCCTGCTGCCCGACGCCACCCACGATCGCAGCTTCGCCATGACGTCGAGCTTCTCCTGCATGATGTATGCGGGCCTGGCCGTCTTCTCTGGCATCGACGCCATGCAAGGCCGCATCGAAGCGATCGCCTCCGCCACCCAAGGCGCGATCAACGACTACACCGTTATGATGAAGACGGCGGCCTCGCAGGGCTATGAGCGCATCGTCTATCTCGGCAGCCATATTTTCCAAGGCCTGGCGCGCGAATCTGGCCTCAAACTGCTGGAGCTGACCAATGGCGCGCGCGTCACGATGTTCGACTCGCCGCTCGGCTTCCGCCATGGACCGAAGACGATCGTCAATGCCAAGACCCTCGTTGTCGTGTTCTTTTCCAACAACGCCTATACGCGCTGTTACGATGCCGACCTGCTCGATGAACTGCGCAAGGACAATGACGCCGCTCGCGTCATCGCCATCACGGGGCAGGACGGTGTCGGCGTCGAGGCCGCCGATACGGTGCGCATCCATGGCTTGGAAACGGCGGATGATACCGATCTGCTTTTCCCCTATATCATCGGACCGCAGATCTTCGCCTTCCAGGAGGCCCTAAACCACAAGCTGACGCCGGATAAGCCCAATACGTCGGGCACGGTCAATCGCGTGGTGCAGGGCGTGCGGATTTCACGAACTGGGGTAGTATAG
- a CDS encoding glycoside hydrolase family 3 C-terminal domain-containing protein, translating to MLQSATLADRLLLTAAPLAVGLAVMLSPMAAQAATPDACTSAPCAFLDKNLTPEARARDLVKRMTLEEKAAQMQDNAPAIPRLGLKRYGWWNEVLHGVARAGSATVYPQAIGLAATWDAPLMDRIGDAIATEGRANHNAALKRDPSGTDRYFGVNYWSPNINIFRDPRWGRGQETYGEDPYLTGHVATRFIHGIQGDDPLYYKGIATPKHFVVHSGPEPLRHGFNVDVSPFDLEDTYTPAFRAAIVDAKADSLMCAYNAIDGAPACGSPLLQNLLRDDWGFKGFVVTDCDSIDDMFTGHKLYPDAAAASAAAVKAGSDLDCGPTYQALPDAVKRGLLTEADMDRSLERLMAARIRMGLIDGGVYDQIPASAINSTAHRALALEAAEKAMVLLSNPKGVLPLKGSERIAVIGPNADLLQSLEGNYTGAPVDPSFPLRALRRAFGADKVTYAAGAPLIDGMRMPVPETFLKPTADSSAQGLKGEYFDNTSFDGAAKISRIDPVINFDFYRTAPEGMKPLGFSIRWTGVITPPVAGAYKLGFRMSAPRQGQPLPDVKVWVDGKLVVTPELSQAAGKDQAFCGDACAKPPMAPVDITFTDTKPHDIRIDYVRAVEDRALSLDWIAPTQPLVAAAVEAAKASDVVVAFVGLSPDLEGEEMAVNYPGFSGGDRTSLALPAAQKAMLEAVKATGKKLVVVYMTGGPVSDPWVEKNADAVLQAWYPGQAGGEAIANTLLGKNNPAGRLPYTIHRDVADLPPFEDYAMANRTYRYFKGPVMYAFGHGLSYTTFAYDKPALSGTAINAGDGVKARVMVRNSGQRDGDEVVQLYVTKPGDTARPVLAGFSRVHLKAGASQSVTLDLDARALSQVDNAGARKVLPGHYVIYLGGGQPDDVKTVSAELVVSGESKLPK from the coding sequence ATGTTACAATCGGCCACGCTCGCAGACCGCCTGTTACTAACCGCAGCGCCACTCGCCGTGGGACTGGCCGTCATGCTGTCGCCGATGGCCGCACAGGCCGCGACGCCAGACGCGTGCACGAGCGCGCCTTGCGCCTTTCTCGACAAAAACCTGACACCGGAAGCGCGCGCCCGCGATCTCGTCAAGCGCATGACGCTTGAGGAAAAAGCGGCGCAGATGCAGGACAATGCGCCGGCCATTCCGCGCCTCGGCCTGAAGCGCTATGGCTGGTGGAACGAGGTGCTGCACGGCGTTGCCCGTGCCGGTTCCGCCACCGTCTATCCGCAAGCCATCGGCCTGGCCGCCACCTGGGACGCACCGCTGATGGACCGTATCGGCGACGCCATCGCCACCGAAGGCCGCGCCAATCACAACGCCGCCCTGAAACGCGATCCTTCCGGCACCGATCGCTATTTCGGCGTCAATTACTGGTCGCCCAACATCAATATCTTCCGCGATCCGCGCTGGGGCCGGGGCCAGGAAACCTATGGCGAAGACCCTTACCTGACCGGCCATGTGGCGACCCGCTTCATCCACGGCATCCAGGGCGATGATCCGCTCTATTACAAGGGCATCGCCACACCGAAGCACTTCGTCGTCCATTCCGGACCGGAACCCTTGCGCCACGGCTTCAATGTCGATGTGTCGCCGTTCGATCTCGAAGACACCTATACGCCCGCCTTCCGCGCCGCCATTGTCGATGCCAAGGCGGATTCGCTGATGTGCGCCTATAACGCCATCGATGGCGCGCCGGCCTGCGGCAGCCCCTTGCTGCAAAACCTGCTGCGCGACGACTGGGGCTTCAAGGGCTTTGTCGTCACCGACTGCGATTCCATCGATGATATGTTCACCGGCCACAAACTCTATCCCGATGCGGCGGCCGCTTCGGCAGCGGCGGTCAAGGCCGGTTCCGATCTTGACTGCGGCCCGACCTATCAGGCCCTGCCCGACGCCGTAAAGCGCGGTTTGTTGACGGAAGCCGATATGGACCGTTCGCTGGAACGCCTGATGGCGGCGCGCATCCGCATGGGTCTGATCGACGGCGGCGTCTATGATCAGATTCCGGCCAGCGCCATCAATTCAACGGCGCATAGGGCTCTGGCGCTCGAAGCCGCAGAAAAAGCCATGGTGCTTTTAAGTAATCCTAAGGGCGTGCTGCCGCTCAAAGGGTCGGAGCGCATCGCCGTCATCGGGCCCAATGCCGATCTGCTGCAAAGCCTTGAAGGCAACTATACCGGCGCGCCGGTCGATCCGTCCTTCCCGCTCCGTGCCCTGCGCCGGGCTTTCGGCGCGGACAAGGTGACCTATGCCGCCGGTGCACCGTTGATCGACGGCATGCGGATGCCGGTGCCGGAAACCTTCCTGAAACCGACGGCCGATAGCTCAGCGCAGGGCTTAAAGGGCGAGTATTTCGACAACACGAGCTTTGATGGCGCGGCGAAGATAAGCCGCATCGATCCGGTCATCAATTTCGACTTCTATCGCACAGCACCCGAAGGCATGAAGCCGCTGGGCTTTTCGATCCGCTGGACCGGCGTCATCACCCCGCCGGTGGCGGGCGCCTACAAACTTGGCTTCCGTATGTCCGCGCCGCGTCAGGGCCAGCCCCTGCCCGACGTCAAGGTGTGGGTGGACGGCAAGCTGGTGGTAACGCCCGAGCTGTCACAAGCCGCCGGCAAGGACCAGGCCTTCTGCGGCGACGCCTGCGCCAAGCCACCGATGGCGCCGGTGGATATCACCTTCACCGACACCAAACCGCATGACATCCGCATCGATTACGTCCGCGCCGTCGAGGACCGCGCCCTGTCGCTGGACTGGATAGCCCCCACGCAGCCGCTGGTCGCCGCCGCGGTCGAGGCGGCCAAGGCCAGCGATGTCGTGGTGGCCTTTGTCGGCCTGTCGCCCGATCTCGAAGGCGAAGAGATGGCGGTCAACTATCCCGGCTTCTCCGGCGGCGACCGCACCAGTCTGGCCCTGCCGGCCGCGCAAAAAGCGATGCTTGAAGCGGTCAAGGCGACGGGCAAGAAACTGGTCGTCGTCTATATGACCGGCGGGCCGGTCTCCGATCCGTGGGTTGAGAAAAACGCCGATGCCGTCCTGCAGGCCTGGTATCCCGGTCAGGCCGGCGGCGAGGCCATCGCCAATACCCTGCTCGGCAAGAACAATCCGGCCGGCCGCCTGCCCTACACCATCCACCGTGATGTCGCCGATCTGCCGCCTTTCGAAGACTACGCAATGGCCAACCGTACCTATCGCTATTTCAAGGGGCCGGTGATGTACGCCTTCGGCCACGGCCTGAGCTACACAACGTTCGCTTACGACAAGCCGGCCTTGTCCGGGACCGCGATCAACGCCGGTGACGGCGTCAAGGCCCGCGTGATGGTGCGTAATTCAGGTCAGCGTGATGGCGATGAGGTGGTGCAACTCTATGTCACCAAGCCGGGCGATACAGCCAGACCAGTGCTGGCGGGTTTTTCGCGTGTGCATTTGAAAGCCGGCGCCTCGCAAAGCGTGACGCTCGATCTCGACGCCCGCGCCCTCTCGCAGGTCGACAACGCCGGCGCCCGCAAGGTCTTGCCCGGTCATTATGTCATCTATCTTGGCGGCGGCCAGCCGGATGACGTCAAGACGGTATCGGCGGAGCTAGTGGTCAGCGGCGAGAGCAAGCTGCCGAAATAG
- a CDS encoding aspartyl/asparaginyl beta-hydroxylase domain-containing protein, whose amino-acid sequence MNFAHDAQKLGAFDIAELRAVVAGFDDEVWNADASRQKAFDAHTSTQTLKLIADSDFRHTNPTVHPAFTTLEHLLNPFMAHIRGYYLQTMRQRIVAEKNGPGYFIRALLTRLPSKASIKPHIDDGESLKRCHRIHVPIISNPDSLFIVGNKRFHMPEGEMWEINNRRTHAVINDGAEARVHLIMDYVQPGETVFDLEGPLTA is encoded by the coding sequence ATGAATTTTGCCCACGATGCCCAGAAACTGGGAGCCTTCGATATTGCCGAGCTAAGAGCCGTGGTCGCAGGCTTCGACGACGAGGTATGGAACGCCGACGCCAGCCGGCAGAAGGCCTTCGACGCGCATACCAGCACCCAAACCCTCAAGCTGATTGCCGACAGCGACTTTCGTCATACGAACCCCACCGTTCATCCGGCCTTCACGACCCTTGAGCACCTGCTTAACCCCTTTATGGCTCATATCCGCGGGTATTATTTGCAGACCATGCGCCAGCGCATCGTGGCGGAGAAGAACGGCCCCGGCTATTTCATCCGCGCCCTGCTGACGCGGCTGCCGTCTAAGGCGTCCATCAAGCCGCATATTGATGATGGCGAGTCCCTGAAGCGCTGCCATCGCATCCACGTCCCCATCATCTCGAACCCCGACAGCCTGTTCATTGTCGGCAACAAGCGCTTTCATATGCCCGAAGGCGAAATGTGGGAAATCAACAACCGCCGCACCCATGCCGTCATAAACGACGGCGCAGAGGCCCGTGTTCACCTCATCATGGACTATGTCCAGCCCGGTGAAACCGTATTCGACCTCGAAGGCCCCCTTACCGCTTAG